The Methylobacterium currus genome contains a region encoding:
- a CDS encoding vWA domain-containing protein has protein sequence MLLTFFTELRAAKVPVSLREYLTLLEALDRDLADQRVEDFYYLSRTALVKDERNLDKFDRVFGRVFKGVVTVGEAVEPQAIPEEWLRKLAEKYLTAEERAQIQALGWDKLFETLKERLAEQKGRHQGGSKWIGTGGTSPFGAYGDNPEGIRIGQDGNRNFRAVKVWDQRTFKDLDDSAELGSRTIRLALRRLRRFARTGAAEELDLDGTIRETARHGMLDLRLRPERRNAVKVLLFLDVGGSMDWHVELAEQLFSAARSEFKHFEHFYFHNCLYETVWKENRRRHTEGTPLLDVIRTYPSDYRVVFVGDAAMSPYEIAMAGGSVEHWNEEAGRVWLERVLAHFPKVAWLNPVPQAQWGYSQSNAMIRQIVSDRMYPLTLEGIDQATRALLR, from the coding sequence ATGCTGCTGACCTTCTTCACCGAGCTGCGCGCCGCCAAGGTCCCGGTCTCGCTGCGCGAGTACCTGACCCTGCTCGAGGCCCTCGACCGCGACCTCGCCGACCAGCGGGTGGAGGATTTCTATTACCTCTCCCGCACCGCCCTGGTGAAGGACGAGCGCAACCTCGACAAGTTCGACCGGGTGTTCGGCCGCGTCTTCAAGGGTGTGGTCACGGTCGGGGAGGCGGTGGAGCCGCAGGCCATCCCCGAGGAGTGGCTGCGCAAGCTGGCGGAAAAGTACCTCACCGCGGAGGAGCGGGCCCAGATCCAGGCGCTCGGCTGGGACAAGCTGTTCGAGACCCTGAAGGAGCGGCTGGCCGAGCAGAAGGGGCGCCACCAGGGCGGCTCGAAATGGATCGGGACGGGGGGCACCTCGCCCTTCGGCGCCTACGGCGACAACCCGGAAGGCATCCGCATCGGCCAGGACGGCAACCGCAACTTCCGGGCGGTGAAGGTCTGGGACCAGCGCACCTTCAAGGACCTGGACGATTCGGCGGAGCTGGGCTCGCGCACCATCCGGCTGGCCCTGCGGCGCCTGCGCCGCTTCGCCCGCACCGGCGCGGCGGAGGAGCTCGACCTCGACGGCACGATCCGCGAGACCGCCCGCCACGGCATGCTCGATCTGCGCCTGCGGCCGGAGCGGCGCAACGCCGTCAAGGTGCTGCTGTTCCTCGATGTCGGCGGCTCGATGGACTGGCACGTGGAACTCGCCGAGCAGCTCTTCTCCGCCGCCCGCTCGGAGTTCAAGCACTTCGAGCATTTCTACTTCCACAACTGTCTCTACGAGACGGTCTGGAAGGAGAACCGACGGCGCCACACCGAGGGCACGCCGCTCCTCGACGTGATCCGCACCTACCCGTCCGATTACCGGGTGGTGTTCGTCGGCGACGCCGCGATGTCGCCCTACGAGATCGCGATGGCGGGCGGATCGGTCGAGCACTGGAACGAGGAGGCCGGCCGGGTCTGGCTCGAGCGGGTGCTGGCCCACTTCCCGAAGGTGGCCTGGCTCAACCCGGTGCCGCAGGCACAGTGGGGATACTCGCAGTCGAACGCGATGATCCGGCAGATCGTTTCCGACCGGATGTACCCGCTGACGCTGGAAGGGATCGACCAGGCGACGCGCGCCCTGCTGCGCTGA
- a CDS encoding methyl-accepting chemotaxis protein has translation MRAGNDRAGEDCALSDIAAAATTLRQAAHDKTQRIRQITSQVKMLALNARIESSRVGEHGRGFTVVANEVGAVGEAIAGLARELEADVDGRIVGLQAQVSRLVTRAQGERLVDLALNAVELIDRNLYERTCDVRWWATDAAVVACAADPSAAAAAFAEKRLGVILSAYTVYLDLWLCDLDGRVIATGRPGRFPGLRGQSVAQEAWFRQAAALASGDEYTAADIRAESRLGGAQVATYCASVRQDGEASGRPLGVLAIHFDWEPQARAIVQGARVAPEDRARTRVLLVDAAHRVIAASDGAGLLSERLPVDLADPESGVVPAKGGKGLVAYHRTPGYETYRGLGWYGVIVQRP, from the coding sequence CTGAGGGCGGGCAACGACCGGGCAGGGGAAGATTGCGCGCTGTCGGACATCGCCGCGGCGGCGACGACCCTGCGTCAGGCCGCGCACGACAAGACGCAGCGCATCCGCCAGATCACCAGCCAGGTGAAGATGCTGGCCCTGAATGCCCGCATCGAGAGCAGCCGGGTCGGCGAGCACGGGCGCGGCTTCACGGTGGTGGCCAACGAGGTCGGCGCCGTCGGGGAGGCCATCGCCGGCCTCGCCCGGGAGCTGGAGGCCGATGTCGACGGGCGCATCGTCGGGCTCCAGGCGCAGGTCTCCCGGCTGGTGACCCGGGCGCAGGGCGAGCGTCTCGTTGACCTCGCCCTCAATGCCGTCGAGCTGATCGACCGCAATCTCTACGAGCGGACCTGCGACGTGCGCTGGTGGGCGACCGACGCGGCGGTCGTGGCCTGCGCGGCGGATCCCTCCGCTGCGGCCGCGGCCTTCGCCGAGAAGCGGCTCGGCGTCATCCTGTCCGCCTACACGGTCTATCTCGATCTCTGGCTCTGCGATCTCGACGGGCGTGTCATCGCCACTGGGCGGCCCGGCCGCTTCCCCGGTTTGCGCGGCCAGAGCGTGGCGCAGGAGGCCTGGTTCCGGCAGGCCGCCGCGCTCGCCTCGGGCGACGAGTATACGGCGGCCGACATCCGGGCGGAGAGCCGTCTCGGCGGCGCCCAGGTGGCGACCTACTGCGCCAGCGTGCGCCAGGACGGCGAGGCCTCGGGCCGCCCCCTCGGCGTGCTGGCGATCCATTTCGACTGGGAGCCACAGGCGCGGGCGATCGTCCAGGGGGCGCGGGTCGCGCCCGAGGACCGGGCCCGCACGCGGGTGCTGCTCGTCGATGCCGCGCATCGGGTGATCGCCGCGAGCGACGGCGCCGGCCTCCTGAGCGAGCGGCTTCCGGTCGACCTCGCCGACCCGGAGAGCGGCGTCGTTCCGGCGAAGGGCGGCAAGGGTCTCGTCGCCTATCACCGCACGCCCGGCTACGAGACCTACCGGGGCCTCGGCTGGTACGGAGTGATCGTCCAGCGGCCGTGA